The following are from one region of the Eschrichtius robustus isolate mEscRob2 unplaced genomic scaffold, mEscRob2.pri scaffold_751, whole genome shotgun sequence genome:
- the LOC137758226 gene encoding histone H2B-like, with protein sequence MLEPSSEASEESPGTKETSEESPGTKEAEPKKPKRRCSRRRRCSRLRRRRCSRLRRCSRLRRCSRRRRCSRRRLSDGFDSFATYFGRVLQRVQEGLSLSQEAVNVMDSFVKDIFERIAGEAARLVRSSKRSTLTSRDMQTSVRLLLPGKRGKHAISSATKAVIRYITGK encoded by the coding sequence ATGCTTGAGCCTTCGTCTGAGGCGTCTGAAGAAAGCCCGGGCACCAAGGAGACGTCTGAAGAAAGCCCGGGCACCAAGGAAGCCGAGCCGAAGAAGCCGAagcgccgctgcagccgccgtcgccgctgcagccgccttcgccgccgccgctgcagccgccttcgccgctgcagccgccttcgccgctgcagccgccgccgccgctgcagccgccgccgcctctcTGACGGCTTCGACAGCTTTGCCACCTATTTCGGAAGGGTGCTGCAGCGGGTCCAGGAGGGCCTGAGCCTCTCGCAGGAGGCCGTGAACGTCATGGATTCGTTCGTGAAGGACATCTTTGAGCGAATCGCCGGCGAGGCGGCGCGCCTGGTCCGCTCCAGCAAGCGCTCCACCCTCACCTCCAGAGACATGCAGACCTCCGTGCGCCTGCTGCTgcctgggaagaggggcaagcacgcCATATCCAGCGCCACCAAGGCAGTAATTCGATACATCACTGGCAAATGA